The window GCTTGCCATGCCGCCCTTGCTCAGGCCGGTTTTTTTGTCGCGCACGTACGACAGGATCGTTTCGTCGATCGCGGGGACGGTGTTTACCAGCTTCGAGCTGGCCTTCGACGGATCGCCGTCGTACAGCCCTTCGATGTCGGAGAGGATGATCAGCAGCGGTGCGCGAATGAGGTTCGTCACCATCGCGGCCAAGCGGTCGTTGTCGCCAAAGGTGGTTTGCAGTTCTTCGACGCTGACCGTGTCGTTCTCATTGATGACCGGCACTGCGCCGAACTCTAGAATCGAAAGAATCGTGTTGCGGACGTTGAGATAACGAACGCGATCATCGACGTCCTCAGCCGTCAGCAGCACCTGGGCCGCATGGCTGCCGTGCTTGCTGAAGGTCTTGTCATAGGCCTGAATCAGCGGCACCTGGCCGACGGCGGCGACGGCTTGCAGCTTGGCGAGATCGGTTGGCCGGCCCGGCAGCTTCAAACGGCTGATGCCGGCGCCGACAGCGCCGCTGCTGACCAGCACTACGCGCCGCGGCTTGCCGCCTACGGTTTGCTTGCCGAGCTCGAGGATTTCTTCGGCCAGGCGGTCGATGCGCTCGTGGTTCAGCGTGCCATCGGTGGAAGTAAGAACGCGCGTGCCGACCTTCACGACAATCGTCGAAGCGGCGGCGAACAGTTGCTCGCGAAGTGGATCCGGCATGACAGGCCCTAAAAGATTTTTCCCAAGTGCAGCGGCACTTTAGCAAAAACCGGCCCGCGCCGGGAGGCGAGAGTGACGGCAAACAGGCCTAAAAACCGACGCGATTGCGACCGGCGCGTTTGGCCGCGTAAAGACATTTATCGGCCGCGGCGATCAAATCGTGCGAGCTGGGCAGCTCATTCCCCTGCATGCTGGCCACGCCGATGCTCACGGTGATCGGCAGCGAACCGGCGGCGGTGGCAAACGGTGTATTGGCGATGATCTGGCGGAACGACTCCGCGGCGGTGCGCGCCTGATCGAGCGTGGTCTCGGCAAACACGGCGATGAACTCTTCGCCGCCGTAGCGCGCAAAGATATCGTCCTGCCGCGAGTGGGCGAGCAAACGGCGGCTGAATTCCTTCAACACTTCGTCACCAATCAGATGGCCGAAGGTGTCGTTGACGGCTTTGAAATGATCGATGTCGAGAATCGCGATCGACAGCGGGCGATTGTGGCGACGGGCGCGATTCACTTCGCGTTCGAGAGCGTCGACCAGGTAGCGCTTGTTGTACGCCCCGGTCAGACCGTCGCGAACCATGCGGGTGTAAACGGTTTCGAGAAACTGAGCTTCGATGTCGTTCGCGCCAAGGACTTTGAAGATGTGATTGCCGAAGCGGAGCTGATCGCCGGCCGAGATAATTGCCGTCGTCACGCGGTGATCGTTGACGTACGAGCCGTTGGTACTGACGTGGTCGGTCAACTGCAC is drawn from Anatilimnocola floriformis and contains these coding sequences:
- the proB gene encoding glutamate 5-kinase, with translation MPDPLREQLFAAASTIVVKVGTRVLTSTDGTLNHERIDRLAEEILELGKQTVGGKPRRVVLVSSGAVGAGISRLKLPGRPTDLAKLQAVAAVGQVPLIQAYDKTFSKHGSHAAQVLLTAEDVDDRVRYLNVRNTILSILEFGAVPVINENDTVSVEELQTTFGDNDRLAAMVTNLIRAPLLIILSDIEGLYDGDPSKASSKLVNTVPAIDETILSYVRDKKTGLSKGGMASKLEAARIVTTAGENMIIASGRRMDVLSQLAAGEPLGTYFQAQGKGITPFKRWLGFSAQSRGRISLDAGARRAIVEQGRSLLAAGITGTQGEFKKGDVIALVDADGVIVARGLSNYSSAEVERVKGLKSAKIAQVLGQRPYEEVIHRDNLAIVKK
- a CDS encoding diguanylate cyclase, whose amino-acid sequence is MSPACTAPFEPTINTAMANVVAQTRSTMAASLVNIYPPNTNVGLIQLPAKRFIIGRDSHSDLWLDDPSISRQQASLERTEKGVQLTDHVSTNGSYVNDHRVTTAIISAGDQLRFGNHIFKVLGANDIEAQFLETVYTRMVRDGLTGAYNKRYLVDALEREVNRARRHNRPLSIAILDIDHFKAVNDTFGHLIGDEVLKEFSRRLLAHSRQDDIFARYGGEEFIAVFAETTLDQARTAAESFRQIIANTPFATAAGSLPITVSIGVASMQGNELPSSHDLIAAADKCLYAAKRAGRNRVGF